From the genome of Streptomyces sp. NBC_01304:
TGGCTCGGCCGCACCTGCCCGCCGGCGCCGGGTGCGGGCGCCCAGGAGGAGGCGGGAATCCCGCAGGAGGAGGCCGCGAATCCGGCAGGGTCCGTCGACCGGGAGTCGGAGGAGTGGCTGCCCGGGTACGCCTCGCCGCCCGGCCGGGCACGCGGGCGGTTCACGCGGAACTTCGTCGTGCAGGGCAGCGCCTCGGACTGGGCCCTGCTGATGCTCGCCGCGCTGCGGCAGTCGCTCTGGGACCGGTCGGCCGAGCTGGTCTTCTTCCAGCACGACGAGGTGATCGTGCACTGCCCCGAACAGGAGGCGGACGCCGTGGCCCTGGCGATACGCGAGGCGGCGGAGCTGGCGGGGCGGATCGCCTTCGGGGACACACCGGTCCGCTTTCCCTTCACCACGGCAGTGGTGCGGTGCTACGCCGATGCGAAGTGAAGTGAACTAGGCGTCCGGCCAACTCTCAGCCCACTGCAGCCATTTCGGCAATCTCGCCGACGCGCCTTCTCGCTAACGTAATTCCAAGGGCCCTCCGGCCGCACTCAATTCCCCGCTGCCACGCGGGCGGAGGGCCCCATCACACCAGGCCAGCCCGCACAGGGCGGGGCCGGTGAAGGGAATCGCAGGAACTCGACCTCAGGAAGTACTCATGACCGCAGCGCCGAATGCACCACGCGTCGATCTGCTCACCAAAGAGTTTCCCCCCGAGGTTTACGGGGGCGCCGGAGTTCATGTCGCCGAATTGTCAAAGGAGTTGCGCGGACTGGTTGACCTCCGGGTGCGCTGCTTCGGCGAACCGCGTCCCGAACCGGGCGTCCTCGCGTACCGCGAACCGCATCTCGCGGACGGCGCCAACCCGGCGCTGCGCACGCTCGGCGCCAATGTGGAGATGGCGGCCGCCTGCGCGGGCGCGGACCTGGTGCACAGCCACACCTGGTACGCGAACGCGGCGGGCCGGCTCGCGCAGACGTTGTACGGCATTCCGCACGTGGTGACGACGCACAGCCTGGAGCCGCTACGGCCCTGGAAGGCAGAGCAGTTGGGCGGCGGGTACGCGCTGTCCTCGCTGGTGGAACGCGGCGCCCTTGAGCACGCCGACGCGCTCATAGCCGTCTCGCGCGGGATGCGGGACGACATCCTGCGGGTCTACCCGGACGTCGACCCGGCCCGCGTGCACGTCGTGCACAACGGCATCGACACGGACGCGCACCGCCCCGATCACGGCACGGCCGCCCTGGAGCGGCACGGCATCGACCCGGACCGGCCGATCGTCCTCTTCGTCGGCCGCGTCACCCGCCAGAAGGGCCTGCCCCAGCTGCTCCGGGCCGCCTTCGAGCTGGACGCCGACGCCCAGCTGGTGCTCTGCTGCGGCCAGCCCGACACCCCGGAGATCGCGGCCGAAACGGCGGGCCTGGTCGAGGAGCTGAGCCGGGTCAGGAGCGGTGTCGTACGCATCGACGGCATGCTCGACCAGGTCTCCCTGCGCCAGCTGCTCACGCACGCCACGGTGTTCGTCTGCCCTTCCCTGTACGAGCCCATGGGCATCGTCAACCTGGAGGCGATGGCCTGCGGCACGGCGGTCGTGGCCACGGCCACGGGCGGCATCCCGGAGGTGGTGGCCGACGGGGAGACGGGGCTGCTCGTCCCCGTCGAGCAGGAGCAGGACGGGACGGGCACCCCGCTGGACGAGAAGCGCTTCGCCACCGACTTCGCGGCCGCGGTGAACGCCCTGCTTGCCGAGCCCGCCCGCGCCGAGGCGCTGGGCAAGGCGGGCCGGGTCCGGGCCGAGGAGCACTTCGGATGGGACCGGGCGGCGCAGAAGACGCACGCCATCTACCGCTCGGCGCTGGGGGGCGAGGTATGACGTGGGGCTTGTGGGGGAAAACGGGCCGCGATAGCGGACATACCGGGCGGGATTGGGCCCCTTTCCCCCCACTAGGCGCACCTCAGGTGGTGGGCGCCCCGTGAGCCCCGATTCGCTCGGCCTCGACGCCACCACCCGCTTCCTCCTGGGCCTCGCCTGCCTCCTGCTGCTCACGCACGCGGCGGGCCGGCTGGCCCGTCGGGTCGGGCAGCCCGCGATCCTCGCCGAGCTTGCGGCGGGGGTGCTGCTCGGGCCGGCCTTCCTCGGCGAGCTGGCACCGGGAGCGCACGAGCTGCTGTTCGGGCCTGAGGTGTTGCCGCTGCTCGACGGGCTGGCCCAACTCGGGCTCGTACTGCTCGCCTTGCAGATAGGGCGGCTGCTCGTGGCCCCGGTGGCGGGTGTGGCGCGGGCGGGGGCCACGGTCGCGACCGTGAGCGCCTTCTCGTTCCTGGTGCCGCTCGCCGTCGGCGCGGCACTCGCCCCCGCCCTGACCGGCGGACACCCCGGCCCGGTGGACTCGCCCCTCGGCCGGGCGCTCTTCCTGGGCTGCGCGCTGAGCATCACCGCGCTGCCCGTCCTGGCCCGGCTGCTGCAGGACGAGGGGCTCACCCACACTCCGGCCGGGCGGATATCCCTGGCCGCGGCGGCCGTCGGCGACGCGGCGGCCTGGTGCGTGCTGACCGCGGCGCTGGTCGTGGCCGGGTCGGTGTCCGCGGTGCGGCTGCTGCCGGCCGCGGCGGGGGTGGTCCTCGTGGCGGTCCTCCTGCGGTGGCACCGGTCCCGCCGTACCCGGGGATCGGGCACGCTCGACCTGGCCGTCCTGGTCGCCGGGGCGCTGCTCGCCGCCGGGGCCTCCTCGGCGGCCGGGCTGCACCAGCTGCTCGGGGCGCTGCTCTTCGGGTACGTGTGGCAGCGCGGCCGACCGCAGCACAAGCAGGGCCAGGCGAAGGGGCAGGAACAGGGGCAGAGGCAGGAGCAGGAGCAGGAGCAGGGCCAGGCGAAGGGGCAGGGGCAGGAGCAGGCCGACGACCCCCTGGACCGCATCGCCCCCTTGGGCGCCAAGGTGCTGCTGCCCTGCTTCTTCCTGGGCTTCGGGCAGAAGCTGGACCTGCGCGCGGTGGAGTGGAGCGGCGGATTCCTGCGCCTGGTCCTCGTGCTGCTCCTGATCGCCGTGGCGGTCAAGTCCGTGAGCTGCGCCGTCGCCGGGGTCCTGCGCGGACTGCCGAGGCCGGAGTGGCTGCGGCTCGCGGTGCTGATGAACTCGCGCGGCCTCACCGAGATCGTGGTGCTCTCGGTGGGCTACGACGCCGGGCTCATCGACCGCACGCTCCTCATCGCCCTCACCCTGGTCGCGCTCCTCACGACCGGGATGGCGGGCCCGGGGCTGCGGCTCCTCGACCGCCACATACCCGCCGGGCCCGCCGGAACGGAGGTCAAGCAGGCCGCAGCCACACCGCCCCCAGCGGCGGCAGGGTCAGCTCCGCACTCCGCGCGAGCCCCTGCCACGGCACGTCCTGAGCGGCGATCCGCCCGGAGTTGAGGGCCCCGCCGCCGCCGTACGCCACCGCATCCGTGCTCAGCACCTCGGTCCAGTCGCCGCCCGCCGGGAGGCCGACGCGGTAGTGGTGGCGTACGCCCGGCTGGAAGTTGAAGACGCAGACCAGCGGGCAGCCTGCGGCGTCGTACCGGACGAACGAGTACACGTTGTCCTGAGCGGCGTCGGCGTCGATCCACGTGAAACCGTCCGGGCTCGCGTCCCGCTCCCACAGGGCGGGCAGCTCCAGATAGCGGCGGTTCAGGTCGCGCACGAGGTCGCGCACGGCCTCGTGGGGCGCGTACCGGGAGACGCCCCAGTCCACGCCCGCCTCGTGCGACCACTCGCTGTCCTGCGCGAACTCCTGGCCCATGAAGAGGAGTTGCTTGCCCGGGAAGGACCACATGAAGGCCAGATAGGCGCGCAGGCCGGCGAACTGCTGCCAACGGTCGCCGGGCATCTTCCCCAGTAGGGAGCCCTTGCCGTGCACGACCTCGTCGTGGCTGATCGGCAACATGTAGTTCTCGGCGTACGCGTACACCATCGGGAAGGTCATCGCGTGGTGGTGGAACTGGCGGTGCACGGGGTCCTCGGCCATGTAGGACAGCGAGTCGTGCATCCAGCCCATGTTCCACTTCAGGCCGAAGCCGAGGCCGCCGTGGTCGGTGCGGCGGGTCACGCCGTCCCATGCGGTGGACTCCTCGGCGATGGTGAGGGCGCCGGGCGAGCGGCGGTAGACGGTGGCGTTCATCTCCTGCAGGAACTCCACCGCGTCCAGGTTCTCCCGGCCGCCGTACTCGTTCGGCAGCCATTGGCCGTCGGCGCGCGAGTAGTCGAGGTAGAGCATGGAGGCGACGGCGTCCACGCGCAGGCCGTCGATGTGGAACTCCTCGCACCAGTAAGTGGCGTTGGCGACAAGGAAGTTACGGACTTCGGTGCGGCCGAAGTCGAAGACGTACGTTCCCCAGTCGGGGTGTTCGCCGCGGCGCGGGTCGGGGTGTTCGTAGAGCGGGGTGCCGTCGAAGCGGGCCAGGGCCCAGTCGTCGCGCGGGAAGTGCGCGGGCACCCAGTCGACGATGACGCCGATGCCGGCCCTGTGCAGGGCGTCGACGAGGTGGCGGAAGTCGTCCGGGCTGCCGAGGGCCGCCATGGGGGCGAAGTAGGAGGTGACCTGGTAGCCCCAGGAGCCGCCGAAGGGGTGCTCGGCGACCGGCAGGAACTCGACGTGGGTGAAGCCCAACGCCTTGATGTACGCCGGGAGTTCGAGGGCGAGATCGCGGTAGCCGAGGCCCGGGCGCCACGACCCGAGGTGCATCTCGTACACACTCATCGGCGCCTGCTCGACCGGACGTGCGCCGCGCGCCGCCAGCCAGTCCGCGTCCTGCCACTCGTAGTGCGAGGTCTCCACGATCGACGCTGTGCCGGGGGCGGACTCGGCCGCGCGAGCGAGGGGGTCGGCCTTCTGGATCCAGTCGCCGTCGCGGGTGAGCAGCTCGTACTTGTAGCGGGTGCCGTCGCCGACGCCCGGGACGAACAGCTCCCAGATGCCGCTCGCGCCGAGGGAGCGCATCGGGTGGGCGGCGCCGTGCCAGTGGTTGAAGTCGCCGATCAGGCGGACGGCGCGGGCGTTCGGGGCCCAGACGGCGAAGGTCGTTCCGGTCACCGGGGCCCAACCTGCCGTCACTTGCCCGGTGTTGGCGCCGAGGACCTGCCAGAGCTGCTCGTGGCGGCCCTCTCGGATCAGGTGCAGGTCCAGTTCTCCGAGGGAGGGTGGGAAGCGGTAGGGGTCGTCGTGGACGAAGAGGTCTTCGCCGTAGCGGGCGGCGACGCGGTAGTCGGGTATCTCGGTGGTGGGGAGCAGGCCGGTGAAGACGCCTCCGGCCTCGTGCGTCAGCTCGGCCAAGGGCTCGCCCTCGGGGGTCATCAGCTGGACTGCGTCCGCGAGGGGGCGTAGGACGCGGACGGTCACCCCGGTGGGGCCCGGGTGGGGGCCCAGCAGGGCGTGCGGGTCGCTGACCTCGCCGGTGGTGAGGCGCTTGAGGTCTGTGGGGGCCAGCGGCGGGGCTTTCAGGGCGAGCGGCGCCGGGGTGGGGCTTGCCATGCGTTCAGCGCACTCGGCGCCTTCGTGCTGTGCCCACCCGTTCCGCCCTGCGGAACGATTGCCCACAGCGGTGGCGGTAGCGGTAGCGGTAGCGGAACGACTGCCCACAGCGCGGGGAGCGGAGGGGTCGGTGAGGGTCACGACTGGGAGTTCCTGTCCGTGGTCGACGTGAAGATGTGGGCCACCTGCTGCTGTGGATCGAGGCGTACGTAGTTGTCGCGGGCCCAGTGGTACGTCTCGCCGGTGAGTGCGTCGTGGGCGTCGAAGGTGTCGGCGCGGTCGAGGCCGAGGGCCGGCAGGTCGAGGGAGACGGTGGCCTCGCGGACGCTGTGCGGGTCGAGGCTGAGGACGACCAGGACCCAGTCGTCGCCGTCCTCGGTCACGGAACGCTTGGAGAAGGCGACCACCGCGTCGTTGTCCGTCCGGTGGAAGCGCAGGTTGCGCAGCTGGTGCAGGGCCGGGTGGGCGCGGCGCAGTTCGTTCAAGGTGCGCAGGAGCGGGGCCAGTGAGCGGCCCTCCGCCTCGGCCGACTCCCAGTCCCTGGGCCGGTACTGGAACTTCTCCGAGTCCAGGTACTCCTCGCTGCCGGGCCCGGCCGGCACGTTCTCGTACAGCTCGTAGCCCGCGTACACCCCCCAGGTCGGCGCCGCCATGGCGGCGAGCACAGCCCGGACCGCGAAGGCGGGACGGCCCCCGTACTGGAGGTAGGCGTTGAGGATGTCCGGGGTGTTCACGAAGAGGTTGGGTCGCAGATAGGCCGCGCTGTCCTCGCCGCCCAGGCCCGCCAGTTCGCTCAGGTACGACTCGACCTCGTCCTTCGAGTTCCGCCAGGTGAAGTACGTATAGGACTGGTGGAAGCCGGTCCGGGCGAGGGCGTGCATCATCGCGGGGCGGGTGAACGCCTCGGCCAGGAAAAGGACATCGGGGTCGGTCGTGTGCACGGCCTCGATGAGGCGCTCCCAGAAGGCGACCGGCTTGGTGTGGGGGTTGTCGACGCGGAAGATGCGTACGCCGTGATCCATCCAGTGGCGGAGGACGCGCAGGCATTCGTCGTGCAGGCCGTCCGGGTCGGTGTCGAAGTCGATGGGGTAGATGTCCTGGTACTTCTTCGGCGGGTTCTCCGCGTAGGCGATGGTGCCGTCCACGCGGTGCTTGAACCACTCGGGGTGCGCCTCGACCCAGGGGTGGTCGGGCGAGCACTGCAGGGCGAAGTCGAGGGCGATCTCCAGGCCCAACTCGCCTGCGTGGGCGACGAATGCGTCGAAGTCCTCGATCGTTCCCAGGTCGGGGTGGATCGCGTCGTGGCCGCCGTCGGCCGAGCCGATCGCCCAGGGCGAGCCCGGGTCGTGCCGGCCGGGAGTGAGGGTGTTGCCCGCGCCCTTGCGGTGGGTGGTGCCGATCGGGTGGACGGGCGGGAGGTAGACGACATCGAAGCCCATGTCCGCTACGGCGGGCAGCCGTTCGGCGGCCGTGCGGAAGGTACCCGAGCGCGGGGCGCCGAGCACGCCGTCGGCGTCCCGGGTCGCGGGCAGGGCGCCCTCGGAGCGCGGGAAGAACTCGTACCAGGCGCCGTACAGGGCCCGCTCGCGGTCGACCCGCAGCGGCAGTTCGGGCGAGCGCGTCACCAGGTCGCGCAGCGGGCGGGCCGCCAGATGGGCGGTGACCACGGGGGTGAGGGCGGCGGCCAGGCGCTCGTCGGGGGTGAGGTGTTCGTCGCCGATGAGGTCGAGGGCGCGCTTCAGGACCGATACGGCGCCCGCGGTCTCGGCCTCGTCCAGGGCGCGCTCCAGGAGCAACGCACCTTCGGTGAGCACCAGTTCGGTGTCGAGGCCGGCCGGTATCTTCACCTCGGCGGTGTGCCGCCAGGTGGCGACGGGGTCGGTCCAGGCCTCCACCCGGTACGTCCAGTCGCCCTCGCGGCCGGCGCGGATCTGCGCGGCATAGCGGTCGGTGCCGGGGGCGAGGAGCCGCATCGGGGTCCAGTCGTCCACCGCCACCCCGTCCGGGCCGGTGAGCACGACATTGGCGCCCACCGCGTCGTGCCCCTCGCGGAACACGGTCGCCGACACCTCGAAGGTCTCCCCCGGCACGGCCCGGGCGGGGCGGCGGCCCGCGTCCACCTGGGGGCGTACGTCCACGATGGGGATGCGGCCGACGGTCGCGCCGAAACGGTGGGCGGCGGGCGTGCCTTGCATGGTCTTGCCTCCTGTTGAAGTTCCCGGCGCGCTCATCGACGTATCCCTGAAGTCCCGTTGCTCACTGCGGAGATGATCCGGCGATAGCCCGTCACCAGCGGATGCTGCGGATACGCCGTGCTGAACAGCCGCTCCCCCGCGAGCACCGACATCTCGGGGGCGTACGGCAGGACCGCCGTGAGGCGGGTGTCATAGGCGGACTCGACCTCGCCGCGCAGCCGCTCGCCGATCCCCCCGTCCGGCACCATGTTCACGGTGACGCTGAGGCGGTGACAGCCGAGGCGGCGGGCGAGCGCCATGGTCTCGCGGGCGCCCGCGAGGTCGAGGCGGTCGGCGCGGGTCATGATGACCAGGGCGTCGGCGCTGGCCATCGCGGTGACCGTCTCGTTGTTGAAGCCCGCGTGGGTGTCCAGGATCAGGACGTCCAGGGCGAGCGAGTCGATGAGCCGGTCGAAGCCCTCGCGCAGCAGGCCCACGTCGTAGCCGCGCCCCATGATCTCGTTGACGCCCGCGGCCCGGCTGCGGGCCGGCACCAGGAACAGCCCGTCGTGCCCCGCGTCCGCCCGCGCCGGGGCGGCGGCGTCCTCGATCTCGCAGCGGCCCATCAGGTAGTCGGTGAGCGAGCGGCGCACCGGGGCCCCCGCGGGGCCGAACATCACGTCCAGGCACGGCGTCTGGATGTCCGTGTCCACCAGGGCGACCCGGCGGCCCGCCGAGGCGAGCAGCAGCGCGAGGTTGGCGGCCGTGCTGGATTTGCCCGTTCCTCCTCGGTAGGAGTGCATGGTGATGATCTGCGACATGGTGTCCCTGAGTGAGAGAAGAGAGAGGCGAGCCGGTCAGTCGGAGGCCGGGTCGGTGGCAGGGGGTCGCCAGTGCACGGCGAGCATGGTGATGTCGTCGGACTGTTCCGCCGGGCCGACGAACTCGCCGAGCGCCCCGTCCATGTGGTCGAGCAGTTCCTCGCCGCGCACCGCGGCCGCCGTCAGGTGCTTGAGCATCTGGTCCTCGCCGAAGAACCGGCCCGACGGCGAGCGCGCCTCGGTCACGCCGTCCGTGTAGACGAACAGCGTGTCGCCGGGGCTGACCTGCGCGTACCCGAGGGAGAAGCTGACGTCGGGGATCACTCCGACGGCCGGTCCGGTGGGTTCGAGGAGCACCGGTTCGCCGCCGGAGGCGCTGACCAGGACCGGCGGGTTGTGGCCGCCGTTGATGTAGACGAGGTTGCCGGTGAGCGGGTCGAGTACGCCGAAGAACATGGTGGCGAAGTAGCCCTGCCGGATGTGGTTGCGGGTGAGGTAGTTGTTGGTGCCGACCACGGCGTTGAGCAGCGGGGTCGCGCCGACCACGGGGATGGCCCGGCTCTGCTCCTGCCAGACCCCCGCCGTCTCCTCGCCGAGCAGATCGGCGGCGATCAGGCTCTGCAGCCCGGACTGCTCGGCGGTGTGCCGCAGCAGGCTGCGGATCAGGGCCATGAACAGCGCGGCCCCGACGCCCTTGTCGCAGACGTCGGCCACGACGAGCGCGAGCCGGCGCCGGTTGGCCAGCTCGAACACGTCGTAGAAGTCCCCGGCGACGGTCCGCGCGGGACGGAAGCGGACGCTGATCTCCCAGTCGTCGGGCTCGGGCAGCGAGTCGGGCAGGAAGCCCAGCTGGATCTCCCGGCCGATCTCCAACTCCCGCTCGTAGCCGAGCAGTTCGGCGGTGGCGGCGACGTCCTCGATGGTCCGGCTGATCTCCAGGCGCTCATGGCAGCTGCGCAGCCGGGCCCGCACCAGCTCGGGGTGGAAGGGCGGCACCAGATACTCGGAGCCCGCGTTCACATGGCCGCCGAGCAGATGCAGATCGTGCTCCGCGAAGGCCACGACGGTCGGCTGCTGCCCCTCGTCGTCGAGGCGCCGGGCGACCGCGCGCACGCTGTGCGGGGACAGGCCCGCGTGCGCGAGGAGCACCTGGGTGTCGGGCAGTTCGCCGGTCGGCATGGTCAGTACGTCGCCGGGGGTGCGGACCCGTACGTCCGCGCCCACGGTCTGAAGGGCCTCGGCCAGCGCCGGGGGCGCATGGCGGTGTTCGTCGAGGAGCAGCACTTTCATGGTGTTCGTCTCCGCTGTTCCTGGGCCGGGGCCGAGTCCTGGACCCCGGCCGCCGAGGACCGCCGCATGGTGAGGGTGCTGACGTTGCGGCCCGCCACCAGCTCGTAGTCGAAGGTGTCCACCGAGGTGAAGGCGAGGTAGACGCCGAGCCCCCCGATCTCCCGCTGCTCCAGCGGCATGTCCCGGTCCGGGGCCCGCATGCCCTGCCGCGGGTCGAAGGCGGGGGCGTCGTCCACGAACCGGACCCAGACCCGGTCTGCCTCGATCCCGCCGGCCACCGAGACCCGGCCGCCCGGGATGTCCCGGTAGCCGTGCATGACGATGTTGGTCGCCAGCTCGTCGGCGGCGAGCCGCAGCCGGTACAGGGCACTGTCGGCGAGCCCGGCCTGCCCGCCGAGCCGCAGCACGAACTCGGCCACCCTGTCGAGCTCGGCGAGCTCGGCAGGCACGGTGATCGCGGTCGCGGTCGCGACCGTGAGCGGGGGCCACTCGGGCTCGTACCGGACACAGGCCTCGGACCGTACGCGGCCCGCCGGGCCGGAGACGGCCCGGACGCCACCCTCGGACGCGGAAACGGAATCGAAAGCCATCTCCCCGGTCCCCCTCAGGCGTCGACTAGATCGATGCTGTGGTCGAACCCGGCCAGCCTGATGGTCCGCGCCACCGGCTCGGCCGCGCCGACCACGGCGATGCGCACCTCGTCGCCCATCTTCTGGCGGGCCACGACCAGGGAGCGCAGTCCGGCGGAGGCCAGATAGGTCAGGTTCTCCGCCCTGATCACCAGCTCGATCGCGCCGAGCTGCGCCGCCTCGTCGATCACGTCGTGGAAGCGGCCCGCCGTGGAGGCGTCCAGCTCGCCCTTGAGCTCGATGCTGGCGACCTTGTCGTTGATCCTGAGCCGTACGTCGAAAGACATGGGAGTCCCTTGCGTAGAAGCAGAGTTGATTACTTGGTCTCGGGGACGGGCCGGCCGACGAGCACGACCACGCTGTGCGCCCCGAGCCGGTAGCGGCCCGGACATTCCAGCGGCGGCTCGGCCCCGATCGGGGCCGGCGCTCCGGGCGCGCCCGTGTCGGCGAACAGGTGCCAGACCTGGTCGTCGGGCAGCTCGGGCAGCTCCAGGTCGTGGTCCTCCCAATGGGCGTTGACCGCCAGGTAGACCACGTCGTCCGGGCCTGAGCGCAGCATGCCGAGCACCCGGCTGTGCTCGGACCAGTCCGGCTCCCAGGCCCGCACCCCGTGCCAGCTGACGTCGGGCAGGCCGCCGCCTGCGCGGTCGGTGCCGTGCGGGTGCTCGACGCCGCGCAGCACGGGGTGGGCGTGCCGGAAGGCGATCAGGGCGCGGGTGAAGTCCAGAAGCCCGTCGTCGGCCCCGACAAGTCCCCAGTCGAACCAGGACAGTTCGTTGTCCTGGCAGTAGGTGTTGTTATTGCCGAGCTGGGTGCGGCCCACCTCGTCGCCGGACAGGAGCATCGGGATGCCCTGGCTGGTGAGGAGCAGCGCCAGCAGGTTCTTCATCTGGCGCAGGCGCAGCTCGCGGATGTGCGCGGAGGCGCTGGGGCCCTCCTCGCCGCAGTTCCAGCTGTGGTTGTCGTTCGCGCCGTCGTTGTTGTGCTCGCCGTTGGCCTCGTTGTGCTTGTCGTTGTACGAGACCAGGTCGGCCAGGGTGAATCCGTCGTGCGCGGTGATGAAGTTGACCGAGGCCGTCGCCGTACGCCCCTGATAGAGGTCCGGGGACCCGGCCAGGCGGGTCGCCAGCTCGCCCACGAGCCCCGGCTCACCCTTGATGAACTTCCTTACGGTGTCCCGGTATTGGCCGTTCCACTCGGACCAGCGCCCGTAGTTGGGGAAGTTGCCGACCTGGTAGAGGCCGGCCGCGTCCCAGGCCTCGGCGATCAGCTTGGTGTGGCGCAGGATCGGGTCGTACGCGAGCTGTTCGAGGAGCGGCGGGTTGGGCAGCGGGCTGCCGTCCGGGGCCCGGTCCAGGATGGACGCGAGGTCGAAGCGGAAGCCGTCGATGTGGTACTCGGACACCCAGTACCGCAGGCAGGAGAGCACGAAGTCGCGGACGACCGGGTGGTTGCAGTTGACCGTGTTGCCGGTGCCGCTGAAGTTGTAGTACTCCCCCTGCGGCGTGAGCATGTAGTACGTGGCGTTGTCGAGACCCCGGAACGAGATCGTCGGGCCCTGCTCGTTGCCCTCGGCGGTGTGGTTGAAGACGACGTCGAGGATCACCTCGATGCCGGCCTTGTGCAACTCCTTGACCAGGGACTTGAATTCGTCGGCCTGCATCCCGAAGCGCCCGGTCGCCGCGTACCCCGCCTTGGGGGCGAAGAACGAGACGGTGTTGTAGCCCCAGTAGTTGTGCAGCCGCTCGCCCGTGGCCGGGTCGGTGCGCGGGTTGTCCAGCTCGTCGAACTCGAAGATCGGCAGCAGCTCGACCGCGTTGACGCCGAGCTCCTTGAGGTACGGGATCTTCTCGCGCAGCCCGGCGTAGGTGCC
Proteins encoded in this window:
- a CDS encoding anti-sigma factor antagonist (This anti-anti-sigma factor, or anti-sigma factor antagonist, belongs to a family that includes characterized members SpoIIAA, RsbV, RsfA, and RsfB.); translated protein: MSFDVRLRINDKVASIELKGELDASTAGRFHDVIDEAAQLGAIELVIRAENLTYLASAGLRSLVVARQKMGDEVRIAVVGAAEPVARTIRLAGFDHSIDLVDA
- the glgX gene encoding glycogen debranching protein GlgX, which produces MSIQDLSAAARVDEFPTHRIGDYRVRAGRPYPYGAHPVPGGVSFSVYSDRATSMSLVLFEKGAPEPTAELVFPPEFRTGSVYAMTVFGLDLENLEYGFRADGPFDPAAGDRFDRRKVLSDPYARLIAGRDVWGVEPDWDDVYPYRSQVVNDDFDWGDDTQLGIPSEDLVIYETHVRGFTRHPSSKTEAPGTYAGLREKIPYLKELGVNAVELLPIFEFDELDNPRTDPATGERLHNYWGYNTVSFFAPKAGYAATGRFGMQADEFKSLVKELHKAGIEVILDVVFNHTAEGNEQGPTISFRGLDNATYYMLTPQGEYYNFSGTGNTVNCNHPVVRDFVLSCLRYWVSEYHIDGFRFDLASILDRAPDGSPLPNPPLLEQLAYDPILRHTKLIAEAWDAAGLYQVGNFPNYGRWSEWNGQYRDTVRKFIKGEPGLVGELATRLAGSPDLYQGRTATASVNFITAHDGFTLADLVSYNDKHNEANGEHNNDGANDNHSWNCGEEGPSASAHIRELRLRQMKNLLALLLTSQGIPMLLSGDEVGRTQLGNNNTYCQDNELSWFDWGLVGADDGLLDFTRALIAFRHAHPVLRGVEHPHGTDRAGGGLPDVSWHGVRAWEPDWSEHSRVLGMLRSGPDDVVYLAVNAHWEDHDLELPELPDDQVWHLFADTGAPGAPAPIGAEPPLECPGRYRLGAHSVVVLVGRPVPETK